Sequence from the Chrysiogenia bacterium genome:
AAACAGGAAAACCAAAGCGCCGCCTCCTGAGTCCTTCGTGACTTCCGGACCCGACGCATGGAGTAAATGAAATGCCCGCATCGAAGACTGCAGCCAAGACACCCAAGAAGAAGACCAAGAGCGATATCGATCCCGATACCGGTCTGAGCAAGAAGGACCTCGACGTCCTGCGTGAGAAGCTCAACGAAGAGCGCGAAGGCGTGCTCAAGCGGCTCAACCGCCACACCGAGCAGGCCTCGGGTGGTGACGACATGCCCGCCGACGAAGTTGATCAGGCCTCGCTCGTTACCGACCAGGCCTACCTGCTCAAGCTGGCCGACAAGGAGCGCAAGCTGCTGGCCCAGATCGACCATGCGCTTCGAAAGCTCGACAGCGGCGAGTACGGTATCTGCGAGGGCACCGGCGAGCCCATCGGCAAGAAGCGCCTGATGGCCCGTCCCTGGACGCGCCACTCCATCGCCTACAAAGAGCAGCTTGAGCTCGAACAGAAGGGCGTCGGCCGCCGCTAGGGGCCCCCGCACCTCAACAAAGACCGCATGGGGCGGGGCCGATTGGCCCCGCCCTTTTCTTTGCCGATTGCCTCGCGCGCCCAGTGCGGGTATTGATCGGCCTGCATCAGATTTTGGGTCCCCCAGGCGCTGCGTGCCCCCAACCGGGCGCGGGTGGCGCCCAGCCGGACCCGCATGGGGAGAGCGACACATGGGTGTGAAACCGGATCACTGGATCGAAAAAATGGCGCGCGAGCACGGCATGATCGAGCCGTTCGAGCCCGGCATGGTGCGCAAGGTCGGCGAAAACAAAGTCATTTCCTACGGCGTGTCGAGCTATGGCTACGACGCTCGTTGTTCGCCTGAATTCAAGGTATTCACCAACATCTACTCTTCGGTCGTGGACCCCAAGGCCATCGATGAACGCGCGATGGTCGATGTCAATGCCGATAGCTGCATCATCCCGCCCAATTCCTTCGCGCTCGCCCGCACGGTGGAATACTTCCGCATCCCTCGCGACACGCTGGTGATCTGCCTTGGCAAGTCCACGTACGCGCGCTGCGGAATCGTGGTGAACGTCACTCCGCTCGAGCCCGAGTGGGAAGGTCACGTCACGCTGGAGTTTTCCAACACCACGACGCTGCCGGCACGCGTCTACGCCAACGAGGGCGTGGCCCAGTTCATCTTCCTCGGGGCCGACGGTGCGACCGAGTATCAGGGCAAGGACGCCCTGTGCAAGACGTCCTACAAGGACCGCGGCGGCAAGTACCAGGGCCAGCGCGGCGTGACCCTGCCCAAGGCTTGAGCCCTTGTCAGAAACGCCGCACGCCTTACATTGAGGTATGATCGTCGGAGCGCCCCGGCACGGGCGCTGGCGAGCGCGAGAGAGCATCATGCCGACCTACGAATATGCACCGGTCTCGGGCAGTTGCAAGATCTGCAACGGTCGCTTCGAGCGCACCCAGAGCATCCACGACGATGCACTGACCACCTGCCCCATCTGCAACCAGCCCTGCAAGCGGCTGATCTCCGCCGTTGCGGTCTCCAAGACCGCGGGCGACCTGCTCAGCAACAAGCACATCGGCCAGGCCGGATTCACCAAGTATCAGAAAGCCGGTGACGGCGTGTATGAGAAAGTGGCCGGCGAGCAGGGCCCGGACATCATCAAAAAATAGCAGGCGGTCCGCTGCCTTTAGAGAGATGGGCTTGGCGCGCCAAGCCCATTTATTTTTCTTTGAGCCTCGGCATCAATTCCACAAAATTGCACGGCTGGTAACGGCTGTCGAGCTGGTTGGCGAGAATGCCGTCCCAGCCGTCCTGGACCGCGCCGCTCGAGCCCGGCAGGGCGAACAGGTAGGTGCCGGCGGCCACACCGGCGGTCGCGCGCGACTGGATGGTGGACGTGCCGATCTTCTCGTAGCTGATCCAGCGAAAGAGCTCGCCAAATCCGGGGATTTCCTTTTCGCAGACCGCGGCGAAGGCCTCGGGCGTGACGTCACGACCCGTGACGCCGGTTCCGCCGGTCGTGATGACGGCATCGACCTCCGGATCGGCGATCCAGGCACGGAGCTGGGCCTCGATCTTCGCCTTGTCGTCGGTGATGATCTCGCGCCGGACGACCTTGTGGCCTGCCCCCTCGGCGCGCTCTACCAGGATGGCGCCGGACTTGTCGTCTTCGAGGGTCCGGGTATCCGAAACGGTCAAAATGGCGATCTGGACCGCCTGAAAGGGCTTGGATTCGTCGATTCCGGCCATGGTTGGGCTGCCTCCACGCAAGTGCGCGTCGCGCTCACTATGCACCGCCGCCGCCGGGCGCTCAAGTGGCCCCGCCGGCCTTGCCCGGGGGAGCGCCCGGTGTTGCCACCTCGGGAAAGTTGGGCTAAGTGACCCCCGCAACGCTGCCGGGGCCGATCGGGGGATTTGCCGGGCAGCGATTCTTCATCAGTTCGGAAAATTGATACAGGAGAGAGAATCCATGAACCGCATTTCTGCCACATTCGTGATCGCCGCTGCTCTTTTCGTCGCAGCCTGCAGCTCGCCCGAGAACAACCGCCCGGCCCCCTCGCCCTCCGGCACCGCCAAGAGCGAGCCGATGAAGGCTGAGAAGCCTGCCATGGAAGAGGCCGCTCCGGCCGAAGCCGCCATGGAAGAAGCCGCCCCTGCCGAGGGTGAAGCCGCTGCGATGGGTGAGACCGCCGCCGCCGAAGCCACCGAAGAAGCTGCCGAAGCCACCGGCGCCGCTTTCGGCCCCGGAAGCCAGGACCCGGCCAAGGTCGCCGCCGGTCAGAAGATCTTCCAGACCCGCTGCGCCACCTGCCACGGCAAGGACGGCCACGGTGACGGTGTGGGCTGGTCCGACCCCAACAAGAGCCCGCGCAACTATCACGACATTGAATGGCAGAAGAACACCACCGACGAGCGCATCATCCGCGTGATTACCCGCGGCGGCGCCGCCAACGGTCTTGACGCCCGCATGCCGGCCCACGCCGACCTGCGCAGCAACAAGGAAGCCCTCGAGGGCCTTGTTGCTTTCATCCGCGAGATGGGCGACGGCAAGATGTAAGTCGTCTCGAATCCGATTTCGAGCGAAAAGGCCGCATCCCTCAGGATGCGGCCTTTTTCTTTCTAGGCAACTCGTTTGACCCGGCGATGCCCGCTGGCATACGAACCCCTCAGCAAGGAGCCCCACCGTCATGGACATGGAACTCGAGGAAATCCTGCGCAAGCGGCGCGATCACTGGCTCAACATTCTTGAGACCGCAAAGGTTCAGGAAAAAACCGAAGTCGTGCACATCGCAGAGATCTTCATCGCGCGCACCGCCGGCATGACGGCGATGCTCTCCGGGCGCGACCCGCTTCTGATCGTTGAGGCCTTTGAAAAGCAGGCCGAAAAGGCGCTGCGTGAGGTAACCGGCTTCGACTTCGACGCCGTTGAAGCCATGCGCGAAGAGGAGAGCCACTGAAAGATCAGTGCAGCTCGAACTCGTCCCGATACTCCGGGACGTAGGCATCCCACCCCAGTTTTTCTTCGATCGTCTGCCGCATGGTGTCGGCCGCTTGCGGCTCACCGTGGGTGACGAAGGTCCGGCGCGGCGCGCGCGGCATCTGCTGGAGCCACTCGATAATCTCGTTGCGGTCGGCGTGGGCCGAGAGCATGTCGAGGCGTTCGACCTCGGCGTGGATCTCGTAGTAGTCGCCGTGAATCTTGAGTTCTTTTGCCCCGCGCAGCATCGCATCGCCGCGGGTGCCGCCCGCCTGGAAACCCGTAAACAACACCGTATTTTTGGGGTCTCCGACGAAGGCCTTCAGGTGGTGCAGGATGCGCCCGCCCGTCGCCATCCCCGAGGCGGAGATCAGGATCATCGGCCCGTCCTTGCGGTCGAGCTCCATGGAGTCTTCAACCTGCCGCGCATATTTCACTGCGCCGAATACATCGCGGCACTGCTGCTCGCTGAGTTTGTGGGCCTGCAAGTTGTCGCAAAACACGGCCGTGGCCTCGATGGCCATAGGTGAATCGATTGCCACCGGCACGTTGTCGATGCGCCCGGCGCGCTTGAGCTCGGAAATGTAATAGAGCAGCGACTGGGTGCGTCCCACGGCGAAGGCGGGAATCACCACCACGCCCCCGCGCCGGGTCGTGCGGTT
This genomic interval carries:
- the moaB gene encoding molybdenum cofactor biosynthesis protein B, with product MAGIDESKPFQAVQIAILTVSDTRTLEDDKSGAILVERAEGAGHKVVRREIITDDKAKIEAQLRAWIADPEVDAVITTGGTGVTGRDVTPEAFAAVCEKEIPGFGELFRWISYEKIGTSTIQSRATAGVAAGTYLFALPGSSGAVQDGWDGILANQLDSRYQPCNFVELMPRLKEK
- a CDS encoding TraR/DksA C4-type zinc finger protein translates to MPASKTAAKTPKKKTKSDIDPDTGLSKKDLDVLREKLNEEREGVLKRLNRHTEQASGGDDMPADEVDQASLVTDQAYLLKLADKERKLLAQIDHALRKLDSGEYGICEGTGEPIGKKRLMARPWTRHSIAYKEQLELEQKGVGRR
- a CDS encoding MBL fold metallo-hydrolase; translated protein: HIDAIVLTHAHLDHSGYIPLLMRRGFKGPVWTSVATRELCEILLPDSGHLQERDAEFANKHGFSKHTPALPLYTEAEGAAAISLFRNVKFAEKVDLGGGLTAEFHRAGHILGAAWVILRYEGRSILFSGDLGRKIDPVMLEPEPPMQADYLVVESTYGDRLHSAIDPLDALEEVINRTTRRGGVVVIPAFAVGRTQSLLYYISELKRAGRIDNVPVAIDSPMAIEATAVFCDNLQAHKLSEQQCRDVFGAVKYARQVEDSMELDRKDGPMILISASGMATGGRILHHLKAFVGDPKNTVLFTGFQAGGTRGDAMLRGAKELKIHGDYYEIHAEVERLDMLSAHADRNEIIEWLQQMPRAPRRTFVTHGEPQAADTMRQTIEEKLGWDAYVPEYRDEFELH
- a CDS encoding dCTP deaminase, translating into MGVKPDHWIEKMAREHGMIEPFEPGMVRKVGENKVISYGVSSYGYDARCSPEFKVFTNIYSSVVDPKAIDERAMVDVNADSCIIPPNSFALARTVEYFRIPRDTLVICLGKSTYARCGIVVNVTPLEPEWEGHVTLEFSNTTTLPARVYANEGVAQFIFLGADGATEYQGKDALCKTSYKDRGGKYQGQRGVTLPKA
- a CDS encoding cytochrome c — protein: MNRISATFVIAAALFVAACSSPENNRPAPSPSGTAKSEPMKAEKPAMEEAAPAEAAMEEAAPAEGEAAAMGETAAAEATEEAAEATGAAFGPGSQDPAKVAAGQKIFQTRCATCHGKDGHGDGVGWSDPNKSPRNYHDIEWQKNTTDERIIRVITRGGAANGLDARMPAHADLRSNKEALEGLVAFIREMGDGKM
- a CDS encoding zinc ribbon domain-containing protein, with protein sequence MPTYEYAPVSGSCKICNGRFERTQSIHDDALTTCPICNQPCKRLISAVAVSKTAGDLLSNKHIGQAGFTKYQKAGDGVYEKVAGEQGPDIIKK